A window of Armatimonadia bacterium contains these coding sequences:
- a CDS encoding amidohydrolase family protein, which translates to MFLNHCHVFPYGAFPDQPELGTLPELKRFMDDTAIEKTVAIAPFWGPKTKELLDGEDCNAWLHRHLQDYPNILGMAAISPKDPKACALVEEYIGKGFVGIKTHPPVMGFRIDDPACDDMYALAAEMDVFVLFHTGVHGGRLEDYQPLLIDNIMHRHPRLKVIIEHMGVSDGVGRGFFDQALAVVYNHGASWRKGGVYAGLTGIAKPQHRQLVADTIAEAGAERAIFGLDWPHMRGYAPAIARYESEMTVMRSIGLSAEQERRVFGGTLEEVTGR; encoded by the coding sequence ATGTTTTTGAACCACTGCCACGTTTTCCCCTACGGCGCTTTCCCGGACCAGCCCGAGCTGGGCACGCTGCCGGAACTGAAGCGCTTCATGGACGACACCGCGATCGAGAAGACGGTGGCGATCGCACCCTTCTGGGGGCCAAAGACGAAGGAGTTGCTTGACGGCGAGGACTGTAACGCGTGGCTCCACCGGCACCTGCAGGACTACCCGAACATCCTGGGGATGGCTGCGATCTCCCCCAAAGACCCGAAGGCCTGCGCCCTTGTGGAGGAGTACATCGGGAAGGGCTTCGTGGGCATCAAGACCCATCCGCCGGTCATGGGGTTCCGGATTGATGACCCGGCGTGTGATGACATGTACGCCCTGGCGGCGGAGATGGACGTCTTCGTGCTCTTCCACACCGGGGTACATGGCGGACGGCTGGAGGACTACCAGCCGCTGCTCATCGACAACATCATGCACCGGCATCCGCGGCTGAAGGTCATCATCGAGCACATGGGTGTCTCGGACGGCGTCGGCCGAGGCTTCTTCGACCAAGCGCTGGCAGTGGTCTACAACCATGGGGCAAGCTGGCGCAAGGGCGGGGTGTACGCCGGGCTGACAGGGATAGCCAAGCCCCAGCACCGGCAACTGGTCGCCGACACGATTGCCGAGGCAGGTGCAGAGCGAGCGATCTTCGGGCTGGACTGGCCGCACATGCGTGGCTATGCCCCTGCCATCGCGCGGTACGAGTCGGAGATGACTGTGATGCGGTCGATCGGGCTATCGGCGGAGCAGGAACGCAGGGTGTTTGGCGGCACACTTGAGGAGGTAACGGGACGGTAG